From the Desulfobacterales bacterium genome, one window contains:
- the selA gene encoding L-seryl-tRNA(Sec) selenium transferase, with product MELNQTRQAMLKQLPGIDRILELSKNDPDLSLLSKSIVTRGARRVVDRLRAAILHGDETVSSIALTDEAIIESVRSAVSADMSPNLKHVVNATGIVIHTNLGRSLLAPEAVAHMAVIASGYSNLEFNLDTGKRGLRYDCIEELICEITGAQAAMVVNNNAGAVLLCLETMASGRQVIVSRGELVEIGGSFRIPDVMTKSGAILKEVGTTNRTHMKDYESAIDQDTGLLLKVHTSNYTIQGFTAEVPLRDLVQLGHSRHIPVMEDLGSGMFMDFSRYGLPREPTVQESVATGADIVTFSGDKLLGGPQAGIIAGKKEIIREIGKNPLTRALRIDKLTLAALESTLRLHRDPERALREIPTLRMLTLPMDTLKGKAETLAQLLEQIDDPRLQIQRLDRPSRVGGGSLPLVELPSKCLGITIEHISAGFIAEFMRRYSSPVIGRIEENVFVMDLRTVQDNEFPIVKTAFSTLLAKGISC from the coding sequence ATGGAACTGAACCAGACCCGACAGGCAATGTTAAAGCAGCTACCCGGCATTGATCGTATCCTTGAACTGTCAAAAAATGATCCGGACCTGAGCCTGCTGTCAAAATCCATTGTGACTCGAGGCGCACGGCGCGTTGTTGACCGGCTCAGAGCAGCCATTCTTCACGGAGATGAAACCGTTTCATCCATCGCATTGACCGATGAAGCCATTATCGAATCGGTCAGATCTGCCGTATCAGCGGACATGTCCCCCAATCTGAAGCACGTGGTCAATGCCACCGGCATCGTGATTCATACCAATCTCGGACGATCTCTGCTGGCACCCGAGGCCGTTGCCCATATGGCCGTCATCGCATCCGGGTATTCCAATCTGGAATTCAATCTGGATACCGGAAAACGAGGGCTCAGATACGACTGCATCGAGGAGCTTATATGTGAAATCACGGGGGCACAGGCGGCCATGGTCGTCAACAACAACGCAGGGGCTGTCCTGTTATGCCTGGAAACCATGGCTTCCGGCAGGCAGGTGATTGTATCACGGGGAGAACTGGTGGAGATTGGCGGATCATTCCGCATCCCGGATGTCATGACCAAGAGCGGGGCCATCCTGAAAGAAGTGGGGACCACAAACCGAACCCATATGAAAGATTATGAATCCGCCATCGATCAGGATACCGGCCTTCTGTTGAAAGTTCACACCAGCAATTACACCATTCAGGGGTTTACGGCCGAAGTGCCGCTCCGGGATCTGGTCCAGCTCGGCCACTCCCGGCATATCCCCGTCATGGAAGATCTGGGCAGCGGGATGTTCATGGATTTTTCCCGCTATGGCCTGCCCAGGGAACCCACGGTTCAGGAATCGGTGGCTACCGGCGCCGACATCGTAACCTTCAGTGGGGATAAGCTTCTCGGCGGCCCTCAGGCCGGTATCATTGCAGGAAAAAAAGAGATTATCCGGGAAATCGGAAAAAATCCGCTGACCCGGGCGCTCAGAATCGACAAACTGACCCTTGCCGCGCTTGAAAGCACCCTTCGCCTGCACAGAGACCCTGAAAGAGCGCTTCGTGAAATCCCAACCCTTCGCATGCTGACACTGCCGATGGACACCCTGAAGGGCAAAGCCGAAACACTGGCTCAGCTGCTTGAGCAAATTGACGACCCCCGCCTGCAGATTCAACGGTTGGATCGACCCTCACGGGTGGGAGGTGGTTCGCTGCCACTGGTCGAACTTCCCAGCAAATGCCTCGGAATAACGATCGAACACATATCCGCCGGTTTCATTGCCGAATTTATGCGGAGGTATTCCTCCCCTGTCATCGGAAGGATAGAAGAGAATGTATTTGTCATGGATCTGAGAACCGTTCAGGATAATGAATTTCCCATCGTTAAAACCGCTTTTTCCACCTTGTTGGCCAAGGGGATATCATGTTAA
- a CDS encoding tetratricopeptide repeat protein produces MLKHPQNVYHHRCSTSDFLCNQADALMPDQQTGQSGLNALEELNTVFPDLMTDQAFIEYADEHLAAVSTFTAMIIRIDTTGSPHPEAAVTHPDSKLLIDIARSIDTICQPVNGIWGQLNRITFAAYLPGTAPGECEKIAGHIQDHIRQHWRQSVSIGIATYPTIRFNKEHILENAEKALDHATFFGPDSAVIFDAVSLNISGDKLYQNGDINAAIEEYKTALQIDPANVNVHNSLGVCYGVLNDLDQALMEFEEGIRLAPEEVMPVYNAGLIHMLKKNKAQALEYYFKAEQMGEDIFEIKFQIGRLYLETGRPEKALAYLSRASELKSESAPVYRYLGECYLTMGQTDEAVSAYKKAVKINPNDSDSLSALGYLFDIQDENIDIATMFCEKSIELSPSNGLFRYRLGRLYLKQNRPEQAIAEFRAASELGHDAADDIRQIEESPGVPRPGTR; encoded by the coding sequence ATGTTAAAACACCCGCAGAATGTATATCACCACCGATGTTCCACCAGCGACTTTCTCTGTAATCAAGCCGATGCCCTCATGCCGGATCAGCAGACCGGCCAAAGCGGACTTAACGCACTGGAGGAACTGAACACGGTTTTTCCGGATCTTATGACCGATCAGGCCTTTATCGAATATGCCGATGAGCATCTGGCCGCCGTCTCAACGTTCACTGCCATGATCATCCGGATCGATACGACCGGATCACCGCACCCCGAAGCCGCCGTCACCCACCCGGATTCAAAACTGCTTATTGATATCGCCCGGTCCATTGATACCATCTGCCAGCCGGTAAACGGGATCTGGGGACAATTGAACCGCATCACATTTGCGGCCTATCTTCCGGGAACCGCTCCCGGCGAATGCGAAAAAATTGCCGGTCACATCCAGGATCACATCCGGCAGCACTGGCGCCAAAGCGTCAGCATCGGAATTGCAACCTACCCCACGATCCGTTTCAACAAAGAGCACATCCTTGAAAACGCCGAAAAAGCCCTGGACCATGCCACATTTTTCGGCCCGGACTCCGCAGTGATATTTGATGCGGTCAGTTTAAACATCAGTGGGGATAAATTATATCAGAACGGGGATATCAACGCCGCCATCGAAGAATATAAAACGGCGCTTCAGATCGATCCGGCCAATGTCAATGTTCATAACAGTCTGGGGGTCTGTTACGGGGTATTGAACGATCTGGACCAGGCACTTATGGAATTTGAGGAGGGCATCCGGCTTGCTCCGGAGGAAGTCATGCCTGTTTATAATGCCGGATTGATTCATATGCTCAAAAAAAACAAGGCACAGGCCCTGGAATACTATTTCAAAGCCGAACAGATGGGAGAAGATATATTTGAAATCAAATTCCAGATCGGAAGGCTTTATCTTGAAACCGGTCGGCCTGAAAAGGCGCTCGCCTATCTGAGCAGAGCCAGTGAGCTGAAATCCGAATCCGCTCCCGTATACCGGTATCTGGGGGAATGCTATCTGACGATGGGGCAGACGGACGAAGCGGTCTCTGCTTATAAAAAGGCTGTCAAAATCAATCCGAACGATTCCGATTCCCTTTCTGCGCTTGGCTATTTATTTGACATTCAAGACGAAAATATCGATATTGCCACCATGTTCTGCGAAAAAAGCATTGAATTATCACCCTCAAACGGTTTATTCAGATACCGGCTTGGCCGTCTTTATCTCAAGCAGAACCGGCCTGAACAGGCGATAGCCGAATTCCGGGCAGCCAGTGAACTGGGCCATGATGCGGCTGATGACATCCGGCAGATCGAAGAGAGTCCCGGCGTCCCCCGACCGGGCACGCGTTAA
- a CDS encoding zinc ribbon domain-containing protein, translating to MPIYEYHCDRCGKDFEFLVLGKDQAACPFCKNKTVSKLMSTCGFVNKGRGGETLSSSAASSSCRGCTAGSCRSCGH from the coding sequence ATGCCGATTTATGAATACCATTGTGACAGGTGCGGAAAAGACTTTGAATTTCTGGTCCTTGGCAAAGATCAGGCGGCCTGCCCCTTCTGTAAGAATAAAACGGTATCTAAACTGATGTCAACCTGCGGTTTTGTCAATAAAGGCAGGGGGGGTGAAACGCTTTCGTCTTCAGCCGCTTCGTCTTCATGCAGGGGATGTACAGCCGGCAGTTGCAGGAGTTGTGGACACTGA
- the hemC gene encoding hydroxymethylbilane synthase, with protein MMKNKLIIGTRGSQLAVWQAEWVRSELMVQHPSLTVALEIIKTKGDKILDVPLAKVGGKGLFIKEIEEALLEGRVDLAVHSMKDMPAEIPTGLCIGAIPERETPKDALISRNGLSFLQLPHGARIGTSSLRRGAQLKHMRPDVQIRSLRGNVGTRLDKLGTDQLDAIILAAAGIKRLGFENRITEYLDEDIMLPAVGQGALCIECRGNDPDVHQLIEYLNDPLTRSAVLGERAFLKRLEGGCQVPIAGHGTVVNGEFSLCGLVAEIDGSTVIKETISGSWTESETLGLELANRLLAKGAKEILDKLNTDGC; from the coding sequence CTGATGAAAAACAAACTGATTATCGGAACCAGAGGCAGTCAACTGGCAGTATGGCAGGCCGAGTGGGTAAGATCCGAGTTGATGGTTCAACACCCATCCCTGACAGTTGCGCTTGAAATCATCAAAACAAAAGGGGACAAAATACTGGATGTCCCGTTAGCCAAAGTCGGCGGCAAAGGCCTTTTTATCAAAGAAATTGAAGAAGCGCTTCTGGAAGGCCGCGTCGATCTGGCTGTCCACAGCATGAAGGATATGCCGGCGGAAATACCGACGGGGTTATGCATCGGTGCGATTCCTGAACGGGAGACACCGAAAGACGCGCTGATTTCCCGAAACGGACTGAGCTTTTTACAGCTGCCCCATGGCGCCCGAATCGGGACCAGCAGTCTTCGCCGGGGGGCTCAGCTCAAGCATATGAGGCCGGATGTCCAAATCCGCTCTCTCAGGGGCAATGTAGGCACGCGGCTGGACAAGCTTGGGACCGATCAACTGGACGCGATCATTCTGGCGGCTGCCGGAATCAAACGTCTGGGGTTTGAAAACAGGATCACCGAATATCTGGATGAAGACATCATGCTCCCGGCCGTCGGTCAGGGCGCATTATGTATCGAATGCAGAGGAAATGATCCGGACGTTCACCAGCTCATCGAATATCTGAATGATCCCCTCACCCGTTCGGCTGTTCTTGGCGAACGCGCATTTTTAAAGCGTCTGGAGGGCGGGTGTCAAGTTCCGATTGCCGGCCACGGGACGGTTGTCAATGGCGAATTTTCCCTTTGCGGTCTTGTGGCGGAAATCGACGGTTCAACGGTGATAAAAGAAACCATTTCCGGCTCCTGGACCGAATCTGAAACGCTTGGGCTTGAACTTGCCAATCGTCTGCTGGCAAAAGGGGCAAAGGAAATTCTGGACAAACTTAATACGGATGGGTGCTGA
- the cobA gene encoding uroporphyrinogen-III C-methyltransferase — MKTGIVYLVGAGPGDPELITVKGLECIKNAQVLIYDYLASPALLKYAATDAECIYVGKKGGNHTLSQDGINALIADKAKQGLIVTRLKGGDPFIFGRGGEEAEVLIDEGIAYEIVPGVTSAIAAPAYAGIPLTHRDYTATVAFVTGHEDPTKTESNIDWQSLAKGIGTIVFLMGVKNLPNITRRLLDKGMAPDKPVAVIRWGTTPRHQSVTGTLTTIAEVVKTAGIKAPAIIIVGDVVKLREKMTWFETRPLLRKKIVVTRAREQASDLVKQLSDLGAECVECPTIEVVPPDDWNPLDTAVGRLNTYDWLIFTSVNGVRFFFDRLFATGRDVRSLGHIRTACIGPATAEKLRSFGIKSDIIPESYRAESIVDAFTREKIKGRHILLPRAMEARPILPVALKKMGAIVDEISAYRTRQVCDHAGTLLSELENNAIDMVTFTSSSTVTNFKAFLPAEKQQALMKDVAVACIGPITADTAKHAGFNVDIIAESFTIPGLCDAIETYYSRRES; from the coding sequence ATGAAGACGGGTATAGTGTATCTGGTTGGGGCCGGACCTGGCGATCCGGAACTCATTACGGTTAAAGGATTGGAATGTATCAAAAACGCCCAGGTGCTCATCTATGATTATCTGGCGTCACCTGCGCTGCTCAAATATGCTGCAACCGATGCCGAATGCATATATGTCGGAAAAAAAGGCGGCAACCACACCCTGTCCCAGGACGGCATAAACGCCCTGATCGCCGACAAGGCCAAACAGGGTCTGATTGTTACACGGCTGAAAGGAGGAGATCCGTTCATCTTCGGCCGGGGGGGTGAAGAAGCCGAGGTGCTCATCGATGAAGGCATTGCTTACGAAATCGTCCCGGGCGTGACATCAGCTATCGCAGCGCCTGCCTATGCCGGTATTCCTCTGACGCACCGGGATTATACAGCCACCGTCGCTTTTGTCACCGGCCATGAGGATCCGACCAAAACCGAATCCAACATCGACTGGCAATCGCTGGCAAAAGGCATCGGCACCATCGTATTTCTGATGGGAGTCAAAAATCTTCCGAACATCACCCGAAGGCTTCTGGATAAGGGCATGGCGCCGGACAAACCCGTTGCCGTCATCCGGTGGGGGACCACCCCCAGGCACCAGTCGGTTACCGGAACCCTGACCACGATTGCCGAGGTGGTTAAAACAGCCGGCATCAAAGCGCCGGCCATCATCATTGTGGGCGATGTCGTCAAATTGCGGGAGAAAATGACCTGGTTTGAAACCCGACCGCTCCTGAGGAAAAAAATTGTGGTTACCCGTGCACGGGAACAGGCCAGCGATCTGGTCAAGCAACTGTCCGATCTCGGAGCCGAGTGCGTGGAATGCCCGACCATTGAAGTGGTTCCCCCCGATGACTGGAACCCTCTGGACACGGCTGTCGGGCGACTCAATACCTATGACTGGCTGATATTTACCAGTGTCAACGGCGTGCGGTTCTTCTTTGACAGACTCTTTGCAACCGGAAGGGACGTTCGATCCCTCGGGCATATACGCACCGCCTGCATCGGACCGGCCACCGCGGAAAAACTGCGGTCATTCGGTATCAAAAGCGACATTATCCCGGAAAGTTACCGTGCCGAATCCATCGTGGACGCATTCACCCGGGAAAAGATCAAGGGCAGGCATATTCTGCTTCCGCGGGCCATGGAAGCCAGGCCCATCCTGCCGGTGGCGCTGAAAAAAATGGGGGCGATTGTCGACGAAATCAGCGCATACCGCACCAGACAGGTGTGCGACCATGCCGGCACCCTGCTATCTGAGCTGGAAAATAACGCCATCGATATGGTGACCTTTACCAGCTCTTCCACCGTAACGAATTTCAAAGCGTTTCTGCCAGCCGAAAAGCAGCAGGCGTTGATGAAAGATGTTGCGGTCGCATGTATCGGACCCATCACTGCCGACACAGCAAAGCACGCCGGCTTCAATGTCGATATTATCGCTGAATCCTTTACGATACCCGGATTATGTGACGCCATTGAAACGTATTACAGCCGTCGTGAGTCGTGA
- the moaA gene encoding GTP 3',8-cyclase MoaA has protein sequence MNPNSRLIDTFNRRLNYLRVSVTDRCNLKCLYCVPAQPSDKLMHREVLRYEEMLRIIRIGASLGITKIRVTGGEPLVRKGIYSFLEELNQIEGIKDVSLTTNGVQLKNNLKRIKEAGIKRLNISLDTLDKKKYHFITRSDQFDEVWEGILLALEMGFNPIKINAVALNGINDDEIENLAALSLSYPLHIRFIEYMPIGLSGLTRENCLAADAILSRIRRLGKLNPVAPGLNDGPAERFRIEGAPGEIGIIRPLTHHFCDKCNRLRLTASGQLRPCLLSDIQFDIKTPLRKGYLDEELIKVFMTATQAKPSEHHLRPQDHDKLSGQMSAIGG, from the coding sequence ATGAATCCGAATTCCAGACTGATCGATACGTTCAACCGCCGGCTGAATTATCTGCGCGTTTCCGTTACGGATCGCTGCAATCTGAAATGTCTTTACTGTGTCCCCGCCCAGCCGTCAGATAAACTCATGCACCGGGAGGTGCTCAGATATGAGGAGATGCTTCGCATTATCCGGATCGGCGCCTCCCTCGGCATTACAAAAATCAGAGTCACCGGTGGTGAGCCGCTGGTCCGGAAAGGGATTTATTCCTTTCTCGAAGAATTAAATCAAATCGAAGGAATTAAGGACGTTTCTCTGACCACAAACGGGGTCCAGCTGAAAAACAACCTGAAAAGGATTAAAGAGGCCGGAATTAAACGACTCAATATCAGTCTCGATACGTTAGACAAAAAAAAATATCACTTCATTACCCGATCTGACCAATTTGACGAGGTATGGGAAGGTATCCTTCTGGCCCTGGAAATGGGATTTAACCCCATCAAAATCAATGCCGTCGCCCTGAACGGAATCAACGACGACGAAATAGAAAACCTGGCCGCCCTGTCCCTGTCCTATCCTTTGCATATCCGGTTCATCGAATACATGCCCATCGGCCTGTCAGGCCTGACACGCGAAAACTGTCTGGCGGCCGATGCCATCCTCAGTCGGATCAGACGCCTCGGCAAGTTAAATCCCGTAGCCCCGGGATTGAATGACGGACCGGCCGAACGTTTCAGGATTGAAGGGGCACCGGGCGAAATCGGCATTATTCGTCCCCTCACCCATCATTTCTGTGACAAATGCAACCGGCTGAGGTTAACCGCAAGCGGCCAGCTCAGGCCCTGTCTGTTATCGGACATACAGTTTGATATAAAAACGCCGCTGAGAAAAGGTTACCTGGACGAAGAACTGATCAAGGTATTCATGACCGCCACACAGGCAAAACCGTCAGAACACCACTTGAGGCCCCAGGATCATGACAAACTGTCCGGCCAGATGTCAGCCATCGGTGGATGA
- a CDS encoding TRAP transporter large permease: protein MSLGLIGVAGIAALLIVLFFFGMPVGFAMGLVGFFGFCYVVSFKAGLNMISSELWTTFSNYGLTVIPLFIFMGQIAFYSGVNEKLYRCAYRWVGHIRGGIAMATVIACAAFSSICGSNAATAATMSTVALPQMKKFNYHPKLSTGAVACGSTLGVVIPPSVVLIVIGLSTEQSIARLFYGGIGAGVLLCLLLMLTIYVLCRVYPEWGPSGPESTFIEKLRSLSGAYEMLILFLLVMLGLYLGVFTPSEAGAAGSLLAVLISVIQGRLSWKGFILSVTDTLRVSSMIIMIVAGAVIFGRFLAVTRIPFDIASWVVALPLPKIAVMGVIFCIYIIGGAIMDALALLLITIPVFFPVAIELGYDPLWFAVTVTVVTTLGAVTPPVGATTYVVGAMAADVPLEDVFRGVAYFIPAYVACILLLMMVPEIITFLPALMMR from the coding sequence ATGAGCCTTGGATTGATCGGTGTCGCAGGAATTGCCGCATTGCTGATCGTGCTGTTCTTTTTTGGCATGCCGGTGGGATTTGCCATGGGGCTGGTGGGTTTTTTCGGATTCTGTTATGTGGTCTCGTTCAAGGCCGGGCTGAACATGATCAGCTCGGAGCTGTGGACCACCTTTTCCAACTACGGGTTGACCGTTATCCCTCTGTTTATTTTCATGGGTCAGATTGCATTCTATTCCGGGGTGAATGAAAAATTATATCGGTGTGCCTACCGGTGGGTCGGCCATATCCGGGGTGGTATTGCCATGGCCACGGTCATCGCATGCGCGGCGTTTTCATCCATTTGCGGCTCCAATGCGGCGACGGCGGCCACTATGTCGACGGTGGCGCTGCCGCAGATGAAAAAATTCAATTATCATCCGAAGCTGTCCACCGGCGCGGTAGCCTGCGGATCAACGCTCGGTGTTGTCATACCGCCCAGCGTGGTGCTCATTGTCATCGGTCTATCCACCGAACAATCCATCGCCCGGCTGTTTTACGGGGGAATCGGCGCCGGGGTTCTTCTTTGCCTCCTGCTGATGCTGACGATTTATGTTCTGTGCCGGGTGTATCCTGAGTGGGGGCCTTCCGGCCCTGAAAGTACGTTCATTGAAAAGCTTCGGTCGCTTTCCGGTGCGTATGAAATGCTGATTTTGTTTCTGCTGGTGATGCTCGGCCTGTATCTGGGCGTATTTACTCCGTCTGAAGCCGGGGCGGCCGGCTCGCTGCTGGCCGTATTGATCAGTGTGATTCAAGGGCGGCTCAGCTGGAAAGGATTTATCCTGTCGGTAACCGATACGCTTCGGGTATCGTCCATGATTATCATGATTGTGGCCGGTGCGGTCATCTTCGGCCGTTTTCTGGCGGTCACCCGCATACCGTTTGATATCGCCTCGTGGGTTGTTGCGCTGCCGCTGCCGAAAATCGCTGTGATGGGGGTTATATTCTGTATTTACATCATCGGCGGCGCCATCATGGATGCGCTGGCCCTGCTGCTGATTACGATACCGGTATTTTTCCCGGTAGCCATCGAGCTGGGATACGATCCGCTGTGGTTTGCGGTCACGGTGACAGTGGTTACCACCCTGGGGGCTGTCACGCCGCCGGTGGGTGCCACCACCTATGTCGTGGGTGCCATGGCAGCGGATGTTCCGCTGGAGGATGTTTTCAGGGGGGTGGCGTATTTCATTCCGGCGTACGTGGCCTGTATTCTCCTTCTCATGATGGTTCCGGAAATTATCACGTTTCTGCCGGCGCTGATGATGCGATAG
- a CDS encoding TRAP transporter small permease, which yields MTFLSILDKINTYLNRLLIGMGGAFLVAMIALGSGNIIFRWAWLPIMGTYELMGLFGAVAASFALGSTQSRRGHIAVDVLVNRFPANIRRVVQTVSSGAGMLLFSMLTWQIIRLGLTLRDAGELTESLGIIYYPFIFAVALGCGAMSLVLLADIVRGLVVEKAGDI from the coding sequence ATGACGTTTTTAAGCATACTGGATAAGATCAATACATATTTGAATCGCCTGCTGATCGGTATGGGAGGGGCTTTTCTGGTCGCAATGATTGCACTTGGCAGCGGAAATATCATTTTCCGGTGGGCATGGCTGCCGATCATGGGCACCTATGAACTCATGGGCCTGTTCGGGGCGGTTGCCGCATCATTTGCGCTGGGCTCGACCCAGAGCAGAAGAGGGCACATTGCGGTGGACGTTCTGGTCAACCGGTTTCCCGCCAATATCCGCCGCGTTGTGCAGACCGTCAGCAGTGGGGCAGGGATGCTGCTGTTTTCCATGCTGACCTGGCAGATCATCCGGCTGGGGTTGACGCTTCGGGATGCCGGGGAGCTGACCGAATCCCTGGGAATTATCTATTATCCGTTCATCTTTGCCGTAGCCCTTGGATGTGGAGCGATGTCGCTGGTATTGCTGGCAGATATCGTCCGGGGACTGGTCGTTGAAAAGGCTGGTGACATATGA
- a CDS encoding TRAP transporter substrate-binding protein translates to MKTIRYMRYVALIFIIVCMAAIQMPGTAAAGTIRLSYANFPPATTFPCVQMERWKTEVEKRTNGKVVVNTFPGGTLLDAKNMIDGVIAGQADIGVLCMAYQPGRFTVTNATALPLGIPDARVGSLLLLDLYQKYRPEAFSKVKVLTMFTTAPSNIMSRKPIRNIDDIKGLDLRASGGAARILKAWGANQVGMPMSSTPSALQKGVVQGLFSSLEVLKDLKFAELCRYVTLTETVIYPFAVVMNQQRWNALPGEVQQVMDDLVVEQAQWTGIYMDNHVKESIQWAQKTYDIELIALSGEEKFRWDAMLDPITENWVRDTEKKGLPGKQIVEDIQGLIKKHTR, encoded by the coding sequence ATGAAGACGATCCGATATATGCGCTATGTTGCATTAATTTTTATCATTGTGTGCATGGCGGCAATTCAGATGCCCGGGACTGCCGCAGCCGGAACCATTCGTCTCAGTTATGCCAATTTTCCGCCGGCTACCACATTTCCTTGCGTTCAGATGGAGCGGTGGAAGACTGAGGTGGAGAAACGCACAAACGGCAAGGTCGTTGTCAATACCTTCCCGGGTGGCACGCTGCTGGACGCCAAGAACATGATAGACGGGGTCATTGCAGGCCAGGCGGATATAGGTGTCCTGTGCATGGCCTATCAGCCGGGACGATTTACGGTTACCAACGCCACGGCGCTGCCTCTGGGCATTCCCGATGCACGGGTCGGCAGCCTGCTGCTGCTGGATCTGTATCAGAAATACAGACCTGAAGCGTTTTCAAAAGTCAAGGTGCTGACCATGTTCACGACAGCGCCTTCAAATATCATGTCCAGAAAACCGATCAGAAACATCGATGATATCAAAGGCCTGGATCTGAGAGCATCCGGGGGGGCTGCCCGTATTCTCAAAGCCTGGGGAGCCAATCAGGTGGGGATGCCCATGTCGTCCACACCGTCGGCGCTGCAGAAAGGGGTGGTGCAGGGCCTGTTTTCCTCTCTTGAAGTGCTCAAGGACCTGAAGTTTGCCGAATTATGCCGGTATGTGACGCTGACCGAGACCGTGATCTATCCGTTTGCCGTGGTGATGAATCAGCAGCGGTGGAATGCGCTGCCCGGAGAGGTGCAACAGGTCATGGATGATCTGGTCGTTGAGCAGGCTCAATGGACCGGCATCTATATGGACAACCATGTCAAAGAATCCATCCAATGGGCTCAGAAAACCTATGATATCGAATTGATCGCCCTTTCCGGGGAGGAAAAATTCCGCTGGGATGCGATGCTCGATCCCATTACCGAGAATTGGGTCAGGGATACGGAGAAAAAAGGTTTGCCCGGGAAACAGATTGTCGAAGATATCCAGGGGCTGATAAAAAAACATACCCGGTGA
- a CDS encoding phenylacetate--CoA ligase, with protein sequence MGFIPYDMTGDKLEAIQRDGLKWTVNHVYKNSPFYRQRFEHNGVVPEDIRHLEDICQLPFTDTLDLQNGYPFPLRSVGFEDIVRIHASSGTTGKRKVLCYTQRDVDLWADMFARCYELAGVTRNDRVQIAVGYGLWTAGVGFQAGCERLGAMAVPLGPANADMHCEMLVDMESTVFCATASMALLMAEEIYRRNLGAKVKIKKIILGAERCTDAMRARIQELMGVEHIYDIYGLTELYGPGTGLDCEHHHGIHYWADHFIFEIIDPVTLKPVPKGQPGELVVTSLHKEASPLIRYRTHDITRMLDDPCPCGVPFPTHDRILGRTDDMFIYRAVNIYPSHIEQILYNVGGVCSEFQIHLKEKENGRDMMQVIVERKINGDRNDDPDLVRQIETEIRRKILVRSQIQIVDHGTLPRTERKCRRVFDHRNGTSGPKNG encoded by the coding sequence ATGGGCTTTATACCGTATGATATGACAGGGGACAAGCTTGAGGCGATTCAGCGGGACGGCCTGAAGTGGACCGTGAACCATGTCTATAAAAATTCACCGTTTTACCGGCAACGATTTGAGCACAACGGCGTGGTTCCGGAGGATATCCGCCATCTGGAGGATATCTGCCAACTTCCGTTTACCGATACCCTGGATCTGCAAAACGGGTACCCGTTTCCGTTGCGCAGTGTCGGATTCGAGGATATCGTCAGGATCCATGCTTCGTCCGGGACAACCGGCAAGAGGAAAGTCCTGTGCTATACCCAGCGGGACGTGGATTTGTGGGCGGATATGTTTGCCCGGTGTTATGAACTTGCCGGCGTGACCCGAAACGACCGGGTTCAGATCGCCGTCGGATACGGGCTGTGGACTGCCGGGGTCGGATTTCAGGCCGGATGTGAGCGCCTTGGCGCCATGGCAGTCCCCCTGGGGCCGGCCAATGCGGACATGCATTGTGAGATGCTTGTAGATATGGAAAGTACGGTGTTCTGCGCCACAGCATCCATGGCACTGCTCATGGCCGAAGAAATTTACCGCCGGAATCTGGGGGCAAAGGTAAAGATCAAGAAAATCATTCTGGGCGCCGAACGATGCACGGATGCGATGAGAGCCAGGATACAGGAGCTGATGGGGGTTGAGCATATCTATGATATCTACGGCCTGACGGAACTCTATGGACCGGGAACCGGCCTCGATTGTGAGCACCATCATGGAATCCATTACTGGGCCGACCATTTTATCTTCGAAATTATTGACCCGGTCACCCTGAAACCGGTTCCAAAAGGTCAGCCCGGCGAACTGGTCGTTACCTCGCTGCACAAGGAAGCCAGTCCCCTGATCCGCTACCGGACGCATGATATCACCCGTATGCTCGATGACCCATGCCCCTGCGGGGTTCCGTTTCCCACGCATGACCGGATCCTGGGGCGGACGGATGATATGTTTATTTACCGGGCTGTCAACATCTATCCGAGTCATATTGAACAGATTCTGTATAACGTCGGCGGGGTGTGCAGTGAATTTCAGATTCACCTGAAGGAGAAAGAAAACGGCCGCGACATGATGCAGGTCATCGTGGAAAGAAAGATCAACGGGGACAGAAATGATGATCCGGACCTGGTGCGTCAGATTGAAACCGAGATTCGACGGAAAATTCTGGTGCGAAGCCAGATCCAGATCGTGGATCATGGGACATTGCCCAGGACCGAGAGAAAATGCAGGCGCGTATTCGACCATCGAAACGGGACTTCAGGGCCAAAAAACGGGTAA